One genomic region from Bactrocera tryoni isolate S06 chromosome 3, CSIRO_BtryS06_freeze2, whole genome shotgun sequence encodes:
- the LOC120772111 gene encoding probable nucleoporin Nup54, which translates to MSFFSGNTSLGATSTPAKPGLFSTFGTGSATAAPAFGSTATSTAAPTFGTSAFGATGFGTAATSSTPSLFGGTATSTNATGFGGFGAATSTAPSFGGFGTTAATSAPGFGGFGATSTTSTAPAFGGFGTQTNAFGGFGTGGSAFGSTFGKPAATTVTPGFGGFSGATNFMLGQPQQQVPQLSPDEAFAQSIFNVSIYGDERDTIIAKWNYLQAMWGTGKSFYSQNAVPVEITSQNYLCRLKAMGYSRLPGKDNKMGLVALNFNKPLADVKAQQQQIVSSLNGVFGNKPNLAISIESSKEHEEKKCQIVIYVEERSQMSPNDIKRILATDVSNYLNQANVKAQLGNLGISEVLALVLPDEDQLKEYLENPPKGVDPRMWRQAKLDNPDTTKFIPVPMIGFNDLKWRTKCQESETETHALYLKKVEKDLAELRQRHVAATAKIMEHKRKLAELSHNILKIIVKQECTRKIGLALTPEEEALRTKLENMQALVSAPTQFKGRLSELLSQMRMQRNQYAFTGGSEYAIDKDSEEEMKSFLAMQQKAMEVLTDTVTKDLKSLKIIIEGMPELVRV; encoded by the exons GCCCCAACTTTTGGAACATCAGCTTTTGGTGCCACCG GGTTTGGAACTGCGGCTACTTCATCTACGCCATCGCTTTTCGGCGGTACAGCAACTTCTACCAATGCGACCGGCTTTGGCGGTTTTGGCGCCGCCACATCTACAGCACCTTCTTTTGGTGGCTTCGGAACTACTGCTGCCACTAGTGCTCCCGGTTTCGGAGGATTCGGTGCAACATCGACAACTTCAACAGCGCCAGCTTTTGGAGGATTTGGTACACAAACTAATGCTTTTGGAGGTTTCGGTACTGGTGGTAGTGCGTTTGGTTcaa CATTCGGAAAACCCGCTGCTACAACTGTTACACCTGGATTTGGAGGTTTTAGTGGGGCCACTAATTTCATGTTAGGACAGCCGCAGCAGCAAGTTCCCCAACTATCGCCAGATGAAGCTTTCGCTCAGTCCATTTTTAATGTATCCATTTACGGTGATGAGCGTGACACAATTATAGCAAAATGGAATTATTTACAAGCAATGTGGGGAACTGGGAAATCCTTTTATTCTCAAAATGCCGTACCCGTGGAAATTACTTCACAAAACTATCTCTGTCGTTTAAAAGCAATGGGTTATAGTCGACTGCCTGGAAAAGATAATAAAATGGGATTAGTCGCATTGAATTTTAACAAACCGCTGGCTGATGTTAA ggCTCAACAGCAGCAAATAGTCTCCTCTTTAAATGGTGTATTTGGCAATAAACCAAATCTTGCTATAAGTATTGAATCTAGTAAAGAGCACGAAGAGAAAAAGTGTCAAATAGTGATATATGTTGAAGAACGTTCACAAATGTCGCCCAACGATATTAAGCGTATACTTGCCACCGATGTTTCGAATTATCTGAATCAGGCGAACGTCAAAGCACAATTAGGAAATCTAGGTATTAGCGAGGTACTGGCATTGGTATTACCCGATGAGGATCAACTTAAGGAGTATCTTGAGAATCCACCAAAGGGAGTTGATCCACGTATGTGGCGACAAGCGAAATTAGATAATCCCGATACGACGAAATTTATACCTGTACCAATGATTGGTTTCAATGATCTGAAGTGGCGCACAAAGTGTCAAGAGAGTGAAACTGAAACACATGCactgtatttaaaaaaagtggagaaggacttagCTGAGTTGAGACAACGTCACGTTGCGGCAACAGCAAAGATAATGGAACACAAACGAAAGTTGGCAGAATTAAGCCACAACatattaaaa ATTATTGTGAAACAAGAGTGTACACGCAAAATCGGATTGGCATTGACGCCAGAGGAGGAAGCGCTACGAACTAAGTTGGAGAATATGCAAGCCTTAGTTTCAGCGCCAACACAATTCAAG GGACGTCTCAGTGAATTATTATCACAGATGCGTATGCAGCGTAATCAGTATGCGTTCACCGGTGGAAGTGAATATGCTATAGATAAAGATAGTGAGGAGGAAATGAAATCATTTTTAGCCATGCAGCAGAAAGCGATGGAGGTGCTGACCGACACCGTGACAAAGGacttgaaatcattaaaaatcataatagaagGTATGCCAGAGTTGGTACGTGTTTAA
- the LOC120771846 gene encoding uncharacterized protein LOC120771846 gives MARSAFYFSWLAVVSIAAAAPSKHIDRARSSQAGKSVATITPKYPAEDLQLMQPHYITLEDFESLLRRAGELFRPNAYLVDDTTTKSSYQQHETKPAVTPASVSAPYQQIQSPAVQPFNFYMPLFEYEHGKLDMRSKQMEYIVPPPAPSKGADPINYYAAKPKKLPKKFNAGTKQVNLKWLNTFEKEALTDVNGQLPKAVYLVNDERNRINFDDSFFGVDMQVKIPNNQPHKEDHTHSAGARQQEEFLNQGEDGGEDDLMAAAAGQLEHTVTHV, from the exons ATGGCTAGAAGTGCGTTTTAT TTCTCATGGTTAGCGGTGGTTAGTATCGCCGCAGCAGCGCCTTCGAAACATATTGACCGAGCAAGGTCATCGCAAGCAGGGAAAAGTGTGGCTACAATTACACCCAAATATCCAGCGGAGGATTTGCAATTAATGCAACCACATTATATCACACTTGAAGATTTCGAGTCATTGCTACGTCGTGCCGGTGAACTCTTTCGACCGAATGCGTATCTCGTAGATGATACCACAACAAAATCGTCATATCAGCAGCATGAAACAAAGCCTGCCGTTACGCCTGCGAGCGTGTCGGCACCCTATCAACAAATCCAATCGCCTGCAGTACAGCCGTTTAACTTCTACATGCCACTATTCGAGTATGAACATGGCAAATTGGATATGAGAAGTAAACAAATGGAATACATTGTTCCACCACCTGCACCCAGTAAGGGGGCCGATCCAATTAATTATTACGCCGCAAAACCGAAAAAGTTACCTAAAAAATTTAACGCGGGCACTAAACAAGTGAACCTAAAATGGTTAAATACTTTCGAAAAAGAAGCCCTAACCGATGTTAACGGCCAGTTGCCAAAAGCAGTGTACTTGGTCAATGATGAACGTAACCGTATTAATTTTGATGACTCTTTCTTTGGCGTTGACATGCAAGTTAAAATTCCGAATAACCAGCCTCACAAGGAAGACCACACCCACAGTGCGGGTGCAAGACAACAAGAAGAATTTCTTAACCAGGGCGAAGATGGGGGTGAAGATGATTTGATGGCAGCCGCAGCGGGGCAGCTAGAACACACCGTTACACATGTCTAG